A genomic stretch from Spongiibacter nanhainus includes:
- a CDS encoding SoxR reducing system RseC family protein: protein MISETGRVVGIDDDALWVETVSRSTCGSCVAQNACGQGVLNRHFSGRRNQLRVRLGDRSADEFNLNDEVDISIPEVALVGGAMVVYLLPLVTMLTAAVLADRWWNSDGVAAVGALVGFVLGMALVRGHGVWASRRASFQPQIVARRGFASPPPLVQPLDPDGRA from the coding sequence ATGATCAGTGAAACCGGCCGAGTAGTCGGTATCGACGACGACGCACTGTGGGTGGAAACGGTGAGCCGCAGCACCTGCGGTAGTTGCGTGGCGCAAAATGCCTGTGGTCAAGGTGTGCTGAATCGCCACTTTTCCGGTCGTCGCAATCAGTTGCGCGTCAGGCTGGGAGACCGCTCAGCCGACGAATTCAACTTAAACGACGAAGTGGATATCAGCATCCCCGAAGTGGCATTGGTGGGGGGCGCTATGGTGGTGTATTTGCTGCCATTGGTCACCATGTTGACGGCCGCGGTGTTGGCAGATCGCTGGTGGAACAGCGATGGCGTCGCCGCTGTGGGAGCGCTGGTTGGTTTCGTCTTGGGGATGGCATTAGTACGGGGCCACGGTGTTTGGGCCAGCCGACGCGCATCGTTCCAGCCCCAGATTGTGGCCCGGCGCGGTTTTGCCTCGCCTCCCCCCCTGGTGCAGCCGCTGGACCCTGACGGGCGCGCCTGA
- the rnc gene encoding ribonuclease III, whose amino-acid sequence MSDLSTLLQQLNYQFADPQLLQVALTHRSAGGENNERLEFLGDAALNLIISEDLYRRFPDIREGELSRIRAALVNGKALAVLARELSVGEHLQLGAGERSSGGHRRESILADAFEAILGAIYRDGGFEACRQVVLVQYQSRLDALDPKASHKDAKTRLQEFLQARKQPLPDYQVQDAQGQQHAQTFVVACRVAMLDKAVLAEGRSRRKAEQAAAQHALDLLEKYR is encoded by the coding sequence GTGTCTGACCTGTCTACACTGCTGCAACAGCTGAATTATCAGTTTGCCGATCCCCAACTCCTTCAGGTTGCGCTCACCCACCGCAGTGCCGGTGGCGAAAACAATGAGCGCCTCGAGTTCCTCGGTGATGCTGCGCTCAATTTGATTATCAGCGAGGATTTGTACCGCCGTTTCCCGGATATTAGAGAGGGAGAGCTGAGTCGCATTCGCGCGGCTTTGGTGAACGGCAAGGCCTTGGCGGTATTGGCCCGGGAGCTGAGTGTGGGTGAGCATTTACAGCTGGGCGCGGGAGAGCGCAGCAGCGGTGGTCACCGCCGGGAATCTATTCTGGCCGATGCCTTTGAGGCAATTTTGGGGGCTATCTACCGAGACGGTGGTTTTGAAGCGTGCCGGCAAGTGGTTTTGGTGCAATACCAAAGCCGCCTGGATGCGCTGGATCCCAAGGCCAGCCACAAGGATGCCAAAACCCGTTTGCAGGAGTTTCTTCAGGCTCGCAAGCAGCCATTGCCGGATTATCAGGTGCAGGACGCTCAGGGGCAGCAGCACGCGCAAACCTTTGTGGTGGCCTGTCGTGTGGCTATGCTGGACAAAGCTGTGCTCGCTGAAGGGCGCAGTCGTCGCAAGGCGGAACAAGCCGCGGCCCAACACGCTCTCGATTTACTCGAAAAATACCGATAG
- the lepA gene encoding translation elongation factor 4, whose amino-acid sequence MRSLDLIRNFSIIAHIDHGKSTLADRFIQVCGGLTDREMAEQVLDSMDLERERGITIKAQSVTLNYNAKDGNTYQLNFIDTPGHVDFSYEVSRSLAACEGALLVVDAAQGVEAQSVANCYTAIDQGLEVLPILNKMDLPQADPDKVKQEIEEIIGVDASDAVPVSAKSGMGIEDALEHLVAKIPPPEGDPEGPLQALIIDSWFDNYQGVVSLVRVKHGTLKKGEKIISKSIGKAHVVDVVGVFTPKQTSTGVLRAGEVGFVIAGIKDIHGAPVGDTFTHAATEDVPALPGFQKVKPQVYAGLFTVSTDDYEDFRDALGKLTLNDASLFYEPETSDALGFGFRCGFLGTLHMEIIQERLEREYDLDLITTAPTVIYQVLKKNGEEIMVDNPSSMPDPGEVEETREPIARVNILVPQEYLGNVMTLCSEKRGIQKDMQFLGQQVSIVWDIPMSEVVLDFFDRLKSVSRGFASLDYSFDRFEAANLVKLDVLINGDRVDALAIIVHRDFAQSRGRVLVEKMKELIPRQMFDVAIQAAIGGHVIARQTVKALRKNVTAKCYGGDVSRKRKLLEKQKEGKKRMKQVGNVEIPQSAFLAVLKVDG is encoded by the coding sequence GTGCGTAGTCTCGACTTGATTCGCAACTTTTCCATCATCGCCCATATCGATCACGGCAAGTCCACCCTCGCCGACCGCTTTATTCAAGTATGTGGCGGCCTGACTGACCGGGAAATGGCTGAGCAAGTCCTGGACTCTATGGATCTGGAGCGGGAGCGGGGCATCACCATCAAAGCTCAGAGCGTGACGCTCAACTACAATGCCAAAGACGGCAACACCTACCAGCTTAACTTTATCGATACACCGGGGCACGTGGACTTCTCCTACGAGGTGTCCCGCTCGCTGGCGGCCTGTGAGGGCGCTTTGTTGGTGGTGGATGCGGCCCAAGGGGTTGAGGCGCAATCCGTGGCCAATTGCTACACCGCGATCGACCAGGGCCTGGAGGTCCTGCCCATTCTCAACAAGATGGACTTGCCCCAGGCGGACCCGGACAAGGTCAAACAGGAAATTGAGGAAATTATCGGCGTCGACGCCAGTGACGCGGTGCCGGTGAGTGCCAAATCGGGGATGGGGATCGAGGATGCCCTGGAGCATCTTGTTGCCAAAATCCCGCCGCCGGAGGGCGATCCGGAAGGGCCGCTGCAGGCACTGATCATCGACTCTTGGTTCGACAACTACCAGGGCGTCGTGTCTTTGGTGCGGGTTAAGCACGGCACCCTGAAGAAGGGCGAGAAAATCATCTCCAAGTCCATCGGCAAAGCCCACGTGGTGGACGTGGTGGGCGTCTTTACCCCCAAGCAGACCAGTACCGGTGTGCTGCGGGCCGGTGAAGTGGGTTTTGTTATCGCCGGTATTAAGGATATCCACGGCGCCCCGGTGGGGGACACCTTTACCCACGCCGCCACAGAAGATGTGCCGGCGTTGCCCGGCTTTCAGAAAGTTAAACCGCAAGTCTATGCGGGGCTGTTCACGGTATCCACCGACGACTACGAAGATTTTCGTGACGCACTGGGTAAGTTGACCCTGAACGATGCCTCGCTGTTTTACGAGCCCGAGACCTCCGATGCGCTGGGTTTTGGCTTCCGTTGTGGCTTCCTTGGCACCTTGCATATGGAGATTATCCAGGAGCGCCTGGAGCGCGAGTACGACCTGGATCTGATCACTACGGCGCCCACGGTTATCTACCAGGTGCTGAAAAAGAACGGCGAGGAGATCATGGTGGACAACCCCTCGTCGATGCCCGATCCCGGCGAAGTGGAAGAAACCCGGGAGCCCATCGCCCGGGTCAATATCCTGGTGCCCCAGGAGTATCTCGGCAATGTGATGACGCTGTGCTCGGAAAAACGTGGTATACAGAAGGACATGCAGTTCCTCGGTCAGCAGGTGTCCATCGTTTGGGATATCCCCATGAGTGAGGTCGTGCTGGACTTCTTCGACCGCCTGAAGTCGGTGAGTCGCGGCTTTGCCTCCTTGGATTACAGCTTTGACCGCTTCGAAGCGGCCAATTTGGTCAAGCTGGACGTGCTGATTAATGGCGATCGCGTCGATGCGCTGGCTATTATTGTGCATCGGGATTTTGCCCAGTCCCGGGGGCGGGTACTGGTGGAGAAAATGAAGGAATTGATTCCCCGGCAAATGTTTGATGTGGCTATTCAGGCGGCGATCGGTGGCCACGTCATTGCCCGGCAAACCGTTAAGGCCTTGCGCAAAAACGTCACTGCCAAGTGCTACGGTGGCGATGTCAGCCGTAAGCGCAAACTGCTGGAAAAACAAAAAGAAGGTAAGAAACGCATGAAGCAGGTGGGGAATGTGGAGATACCCCAGTCCGCGTTTCTTGCTGTGCTAAAAGTGGATGGTTAA
- the acpS gene encoding holo-ACP synthase, giving the protein MIVGIGTDMADIRRIEDVYSRHGDRFVRRVLNVQERQRWAEHHNPVAYLAKRYAVKEAAAKALGVGIGARAKLHDFTVSYTPVGAPQLNLSGQAKQTADEIGVTAAHVSISDEWPYALAFVVLSGLP; this is encoded by the coding sequence ATGATCGTGGGCATCGGTACCGATATGGCGGATATCCGCCGCATAGAGGACGTGTATAGCCGTCATGGCGACCGCTTTGTGCGCCGTGTCCTCAATGTGCAGGAGCGGCAGCGTTGGGCAGAGCACCACAACCCGGTGGCTTATCTCGCCAAGCGCTATGCGGTGAAAGAAGCGGCGGCCAAAGCCCTGGGGGTTGGAATTGGTGCCCGGGCTAAGCTCCACGATTTTACCGTTAGCTACACTCCGGTGGGGGCGCCGCAACTAAATCTGTCCGGCCAGGCCAAGCAGACCGCCGACGAAATAGGTGTCACTGCGGCCCACGTGTCGATCAGTGATGAGTGGCCCTATGCCCTGGCTTTTGTGGTACTCAGCGGGCTGCCGTGA
- the cysM gene encoding cysteine synthase CysM, which translates to MKEFPTIEQFIGNTPLVRLQRLPGDTSNTVLVKLEGNNPAGSVKDRPAISMILRAEERGEIKPGDTLIEATSGNTGIALAMAAAIRGYHLVLIMPSHMSTERKLAMAAYGAELIEVTQAQGMEGARDLALEMQAAGKGKVLDQFANADNPRAHYEGTGPEIWQQTGGRITHFVSSMGTTGTIMGVSRYLKEKNPDIEIVGLQPDDCSSIPGIRRWPEAYLPSIYDDTRVDRIIDMDQQTAEQTMRAMAAEEGIFCGVSSGGAVAGALKLSATVENALIVAIVCDRGDRYLSTGVFDAALTP; encoded by the coding sequence ATGAAAGAATTCCCCACCATTGAGCAATTTATCGGCAATACCCCCCTGGTTCGTCTTCAGCGCCTGCCGGGTGATACCAGCAATACTGTGCTGGTTAAGCTGGAGGGCAATAACCCCGCCGGTTCAGTAAAGGACCGACCTGCCATCAGCATGATACTGCGGGCCGAGGAGCGGGGCGAGATTAAGCCTGGGGACACCTTGATCGAGGCCACCAGTGGCAATACCGGTATTGCCCTGGCGATGGCGGCGGCGATTCGCGGCTATCACCTAGTGTTGATTATGCCCAGCCATATGAGTACCGAGCGCAAGTTGGCCATGGCGGCCTACGGCGCCGAATTGATCGAGGTGACCCAGGCCCAGGGCATGGAGGGCGCCCGGGATTTGGCACTGGAAATGCAGGCCGCGGGCAAGGGCAAAGTATTGGACCAATTTGCCAATGCCGACAACCCCCGTGCCCACTACGAGGGCACAGGCCCGGAAATCTGGCAGCAAACCGGCGGGCGTATCACCCACTTTGTCAGCTCAATGGGGACCACAGGGACGATTATGGGGGTGTCCCGGTATTTAAAGGAAAAGAATCCGGACATCGAAATCGTCGGTCTGCAACCCGACGACTGCTCCAGTATTCCAGGTATTCGGCGTTGGCCAGAGGCTTACCTGCCGTCGATCTATGACGACACCCGGGTCGATCGCATCATCGATATGGATCAGCAGACCGCCGAGCAAACTATGCGGGCGATGGCGGCGGAAGAGGGCATCTTCTGCGGCGTATCCTCTGGGGGCGCTGTGGCGGGTGCCCTCAAGCTCAGCGCCACAGTGGAAAACGCGCTGATCGTGGCGATTGTCTGTGATCGCGGCGATCGTTACCTGTCCACTGGTGTTTTTGATGCGGCTTTGACGCCCTAA
- the era gene encoding GTPase Era: MTASRCGFIAIVGRPNVGKSTLLNHILGQKLSITSRKPQTTRHQVLGIKTEGNCQAIYVDTPGLHRRNEKAINRYMNRTANSALKDVDLVLFVVDRDQWTDEDDIVLQRIQQVDCPVILVINKVDRLADKKALLPLIGQLGEKHDFAEIVPVSALRGHNRDDLEALIERYLPESVHFYPEDQITDRSERFLAAELVREKVMRQLGEEVPYEVTVEIEEFKTSPKLTEISALILVERAGQKKIIIGEGGSRMRQIGAEARRDMEKLFDSKVMLRLWVKVKSGWSDDERALRSLGYNDNE; the protein is encoded by the coding sequence ATGACCGCGTCGCGTTGCGGCTTTATCGCTATTGTTGGACGCCCCAATGTGGGCAAGTCCACGCTGCTCAACCATATCTTGGGTCAGAAACTCAGTATCACGTCACGCAAGCCGCAAACTACCCGCCATCAGGTATTGGGCATTAAAACGGAAGGCAACTGTCAGGCGATTTACGTCGACACCCCCGGTCTGCATCGCCGCAATGAAAAGGCCATCAACCGCTATATGAACCGCACCGCCAACTCGGCCCTTAAAGATGTCGATTTGGTGTTGTTTGTGGTGGATCGCGACCAGTGGACCGACGAAGACGATATTGTTCTGCAGCGCATCCAACAGGTCGATTGCCCGGTGATTCTGGTGATCAATAAGGTGGACCGCTTGGCTGATAAAAAGGCGCTGTTGCCGCTTATCGGGCAGTTGGGCGAAAAGCACGACTTCGCGGAAATCGTACCGGTGTCGGCCCTGCGGGGCCACAACCGCGACGACCTGGAGGCGCTGATCGAGCGCTACCTACCGGAAAGTGTCCACTTTTACCCGGAAGACCAAATTACCGACCGCAGCGAGCGCTTTCTCGCCGCCGAGCTGGTGCGGGAGAAAGTCATGCGTCAGCTGGGCGAGGAAGTGCCCTACGAAGTGACGGTAGAGATTGAAGAGTTTAAAACCTCACCCAAGCTGACCGAGATCAGTGCTCTGATTCTGGTGGAGCGGGCCGGGCAGAAAAAAATCATTATTGGCGAGGGTGGCTCCCGTATGCGCCAAATTGGCGCCGAGGCCCGGCGGGATATGGAAAAGCTTTTTGACAGCAAAGTGATGCTGCGGCTGTGGGTCAAGGTCAAGTCGGGCTGGTCCGACGATGAGCGGGCCCTGCGCAGTTTGGGTTATAACGACAACGAGTAA
- a CDS encoding DUF4845 domain-containing protein, giving the protein MRHTQRGIGMLSLFVLIAVVSLLGTVTIRLAPVYLDYWGLTRVIEGVVKEHNGTDASPVQVRSTLSRHFVTNRVEAVSIRDLKISVVDDNVVIDASYEKRVPLIFNVDAVVKFEDARYVIERK; this is encoded by the coding sequence ATGCGTCACACTCAACGCGGCATAGGGATGTTGTCCCTGTTTGTTTTGATTGCAGTGGTTTCTTTGCTGGGGACGGTGACCATCCGTCTGGCGCCGGTCTATCTGGATTACTGGGGCCTCACTCGGGTCATTGAGGGTGTGGTGAAAGAGCACAATGGAACCGATGCCAGTCCGGTTCAGGTGCGCTCCACCTTGTCTCGCCACTTTGTGACTAACCGGGTCGAAGCGGTGTCAATCCGCGATTTGAAAATCAGCGTTGTGGACGACAATGTAGTGATTGACGCCTCATACGAAAAGCGTGTGCCGCTAATTTTCAATGTCGATGCGGTGGTCAAATTTGAAGACGCGCGGTATGTCATTGAGCGCAAGTAG
- the recO gene encoding DNA repair protein RecO has product MSHIDAEPAFILHLRPYRDSSALIDVLSHRQGKVSCVVKGLRGGSKSRQAWRAGLQPFNLLLLSWRGRTELKTLSDVQPQRQYRLAGQVQFYGLYLNELTQRLLHDHDPHPDIFEHYVHSLADLSQSGMSEAVLRRYEFALLRALGYGVEPGYCADNGSAVDPRGRYRFVPEYGMQRVAEGELGFDGEVLLQIAAGQFEGEALRVAKRLTRSALAPLLGDRPLRSRELFVGAAGGGDRGELTK; this is encoded by the coding sequence ATGTCCCACATCGATGCTGAGCCGGCCTTTATTCTTCACCTGCGTCCCTATCGCGACAGCAGTGCGCTTATCGATGTTCTGAGTCACCGCCAGGGCAAGGTCTCCTGTGTGGTGAAGGGCTTGCGGGGAGGCAGTAAATCTCGTCAGGCCTGGCGAGCCGGGTTGCAGCCCTTTAATCTGCTGTTGTTATCTTGGCGGGGACGTACCGAACTGAAAACCCTCAGCGATGTGCAGCCCCAGCGTCAGTACCGTTTGGCCGGACAGGTGCAGTTCTACGGTCTCTACCTCAACGAGTTAACTCAGCGCCTGCTGCACGATCACGACCCCCACCCGGATATATTTGAACACTATGTTCACAGTCTCGCCGATCTGAGTCAGTCGGGGATGAGTGAGGCGGTATTGCGCCGCTATGAGTTTGCGCTATTGCGGGCCTTGGGTTATGGCGTGGAGCCCGGCTATTGTGCCGATAACGGTAGTGCCGTCGACCCGCGAGGGCGCTATCGCTTTGTGCCGGAATACGGTATGCAGCGAGTTGCTGAGGGGGAGTTGGGGTTTGATGGCGAGGTGTTGTTACAAATCGCCGCCGGGCAGTTTGAGGGTGAAGCGCTACGGGTTGCCAAACGGCTCACCCGCTCGGCGCTGGCGCCGCTGTTGGGCGATAGACCGCTGCGCAGTCGCGAACTGTTTGTTGGGGCCGCTGGCGGCGGGGATCGTGGAGAACTGACAAAATGA
- the lepB gene encoding signal peptidase I, whose amino-acid sequence MVNLVLIVVASVTLVVWMIQEVRGRKQMQTALQWCAEKKTASDAESLRQQVVPGWLEWSYRLVVFLWFVWIASVVLIKDGDFALALVVLTFVAGIIAGLDRFVFEKSRRAFVRAGNVAVYITYFVKQEQDALKAEFGETLPIAENARSFFPVLLVVLALRSFVVEPFQIPSASMVPSLEVGDYILVNKFNYGLRLPVLGTKIVDIGEPERGDVMVFFPPNDKRYFIKRVIGLPGDKIQYIDKQLYINGEAVEQTLIAEVPPMQPVTEVIREDLSGVEHLVHHDTRIYRGDFTVDVKPGHYFMMGDNRDNSSDSRVWGQVPEENIVGQAFAVWMHWQSFSELPSFDRVGLIQ is encoded by the coding sequence ATGGTTAATCTCGTTCTAATTGTGGTGGCGTCGGTGACCCTGGTGGTGTGGATGATCCAGGAAGTCCGCGGCCGCAAACAGATGCAAACCGCGCTGCAGTGGTGCGCCGAGAAAAAGACGGCTAGCGACGCCGAGAGTTTGCGCCAGCAGGTGGTGCCGGGCTGGCTGGAGTGGAGCTACCGGCTGGTGGTATTCCTCTGGTTTGTGTGGATAGCCAGTGTGGTACTGATCAAAGATGGCGACTTCGCGCTGGCCTTGGTGGTGCTGACCTTCGTCGCGGGGATCATTGCCGGTCTGGATCGCTTTGTATTTGAAAAATCCCGCCGCGCCTTTGTGCGGGCCGGTAACGTGGCGGTATATATCACCTATTTCGTCAAACAGGAGCAGGATGCCCTCAAGGCTGAATTTGGCGAGACCCTTCCCATTGCCGAGAACGCCCGTTCGTTTTTCCCGGTGTTGCTGGTGGTATTGGCGCTGCGCTCCTTTGTGGTGGAGCCCTTCCAGATTCCCTCCGCTTCCATGGTGCCCAGCCTCGAGGTGGGCGACTATATACTGGTGAACAAATTTAATTACGGTCTGCGCCTGCCGGTGTTGGGGACGAAAATTGTCGACATCGGCGAGCCGGAGCGCGGCGATGTGATGGTGTTCTTCCCCCCCAACGATAAACGCTATTTCATCAAGCGGGTGATTGGCTTGCCGGGTGATAAGATCCAATATATCGACAAGCAGTTGTATATTAACGGCGAAGCCGTGGAGCAAACCCTGATTGCGGAAGTGCCCCCCATGCAGCCAGTCACTGAGGTGATTCGTGAGGACCTGAGCGGCGTGGAGCACCTTGTTCACCACGACACGCGGATTTACCGCGGCGACTTTACTGTGGACGTCAAACCCGGTCATTACTTTATGATGGGGGATAATCGCGACAACAGCTCTGACAGTCGGGTTTGGGGGCAAGTGCCAGAAGAGAATATTGTCGGCCAGGCGTTTGCGGTATGGATGCACTGGCAGTCGTTTTCAGAGCTACCCAGCTTTGACCGGGTGGGTCTAATCCAATAA
- a CDS encoding ATP-binding protein yields MLRQFGIKHRIILLGIAPVLLLCSILGSYLVYAQFRELHSLMAERALAASRQVAILANEVLRHNRDQALDDLARAALEEPGVRSVAIFDSQQQLLARAGPTMPPPDSFPTGMQTNLISGSDSSRESMQAIAPIIAHQDGTPQLAGTLQMQFNWHHYSLSRARTLLLTSLLATVILLVSIALMAAINRSIQRDIDRLVKAVKELIGGGRANHPQLSSQHEFADLAASLVELDSNHHQALQELQRNIEQSNDDLRETLETQEIQNIELDLARREAVEANRIKSEFLANTSHEIRTPLNGVLGFCKILLNSDLDPSQRQYVETIRSSAGNLLTMINDILDFSKLEAGKLVLDNAPVNIRELAEETLAILAPNAYEKHLDIGLIVDPRLPEAVSIDGLRLRQILTNLINNAIKFTPSGSIRIELSALQREACDLELKIAVSDTGIGMNQDQQKKIFREFSQADASITRQYGGTGLGLVIVKGLVEQMGGDVGVHSTQGEGSTFWVTVKPEPLLNAVPARNFNQLQGHRVALYDRSTVHAQAIRETLHSWQAEVHHCQDLEQLEWGCEHIIICLDSLEAERSLPEPAGGRRCIVIAATPPEKEVPANFIYLRKPATRNQLYDALTQGVSRIDHQQQHYPGASILLVDDNPSNLLILEHYLQPFGVACQQAKNGLEAIKLCEQQHFDLIFMDIQMPQLDGIAATDEIRRRPLNSGTPVVAVSAYLSPENPEQLRQVGITEFLSKPVDEHKLAKLLAQYLTAFSLPQDAKSNDGDDDQHIARPIDIGQCLQRAKGKPSLARNMLVMLLDALPGHRDELARAQDWGDWDGIGESNHALKGACCYTGTPHLEQAVAALADKLNRGDQSPQGALQAVLDAIDELLEWQADHEISVLFDD; encoded by the coding sequence ATGCTAAGGCAGTTTGGAATCAAGCACCGGATCATATTACTGGGCATCGCCCCCGTTCTGTTGCTGTGCTCAATATTGGGCAGCTATCTGGTCTACGCCCAGTTCCGTGAGTTACATTCACTGATGGCCGAAAGGGCCCTGGCCGCCAGCCGTCAGGTGGCGATTTTGGCCAATGAAGTGCTACGCCACAACCGCGACCAGGCGCTTGATGATCTCGCCCGGGCGGCCCTGGAGGAACCCGGTGTCCGCTCAGTGGCAATTTTCGACAGCCAGCAACAGTTACTGGCCCGGGCTGGGCCGACCATGCCTCCCCCGGACAGTTTCCCCACAGGCATGCAGACCAACTTGATCTCCGGCTCAGACAGCAGTCGAGAGAGCATGCAGGCAATTGCGCCTATCATCGCCCACCAGGACGGCACACCGCAGCTGGCCGGCACCCTGCAAATGCAGTTTAACTGGCACCACTACTCCCTGAGCCGGGCCCGAACCTTACTCCTTACCAGCCTGCTAGCCACTGTCATTCTGCTGGTTAGCATCGCGCTGATGGCGGCCATCAACCGATCTATTCAGCGCGATATCGACAGGCTCGTCAAAGCCGTGAAGGAGCTAATTGGCGGCGGCCGGGCCAATCATCCACAACTCTCCAGCCAGCACGAGTTCGCCGACCTGGCCGCCAGTTTGGTGGAACTGGATAGCAACCATCACCAGGCGCTACAGGAACTGCAACGCAATATCGAACAAAGCAACGACGATCTGCGGGAAACCCTGGAGACACAGGAAATCCAGAATATCGAGCTGGACCTGGCCCGGCGGGAAGCGGTAGAGGCAAACCGAATAAAATCCGAGTTTCTCGCCAACACCAGCCACGAGATCCGCACCCCGCTCAATGGGGTACTGGGCTTTTGTAAAATCCTGTTGAATTCGGATTTGGACCCCAGCCAACGGCAGTATGTGGAAACCATACGCAGCTCTGCTGGCAACCTGTTGACGATGATCAACGATATTCTGGATTTTTCAAAACTGGAAGCCGGCAAGCTGGTTCTCGATAACGCACCGGTAAATATCCGCGAGCTCGCCGAAGAAACCCTGGCCATCCTGGCTCCCAATGCCTACGAGAAACACCTCGATATCGGTCTGATTGTGGACCCAAGGCTGCCAGAGGCGGTCAGCATCGACGGTCTGCGCCTGCGGCAAATCCTCACCAACCTGATCAACAATGCCATCAAATTTACGCCCTCGGGCAGCATCCGTATCGAACTCAGTGCACTCCAGAGAGAGGCCTGTGACCTGGAGCTAAAGATCGCCGTTAGTGACACTGGCATCGGTATGAACCAAGATCAGCAGAAGAAAATCTTCCGGGAGTTCAGCCAGGCCGACGCCTCTATTACCCGGCAATACGGCGGTACCGGGCTGGGTCTGGTGATCGTAAAAGGTCTGGTGGAACAGATGGGCGGCGATGTCGGCGTCCACAGCACCCAGGGCGAAGGGAGTACCTTTTGGGTGACCGTCAAACCGGAACCGCTACTCAATGCAGTACCTGCGCGCAACTTCAATCAACTACAGGGTCACCGGGTTGCCCTCTACGACCGCAGCACGGTCCATGCCCAAGCAATCCGGGAAACCCTCCACAGCTGGCAGGCAGAGGTCCATCACTGCCAAGACTTGGAACAATTGGAATGGGGCTGCGAACACATCATTATTTGCCTGGATTCTCTTGAGGCTGAACGCTCTCTGCCCGAGCCTGCCGGGGGGCGCCGCTGCATCGTTATCGCCGCCACGCCACCCGAAAAAGAAGTGCCCGCTAATTTCATCTACCTGCGTAAACCGGCAACCCGGAACCAACTTTACGATGCGCTGACCCAAGGCGTGTCGCGGATTGACCACCAACAGCAGCACTACCCTGGCGCCAGCATTCTACTGGTGGACGACAACCCCTCAAATTTGCTGATTCTCGAACACTACTTACAGCCGTTTGGGGTGGCCTGTCAGCAAGCAAAAAACGGCCTAGAAGCCATCAAACTGTGCGAGCAGCAACACTTTGATTTGATTTTTATGGATATTCAGATGCCACAGCTGGACGGCATCGCCGCAACGGATGAAATACGCCGGAGACCGCTCAATAGCGGAACCCCGGTGGTTGCGGTTTCGGCTTACCTGTCACCGGAAAACCCCGAGCAACTGCGCCAAGTCGGGATTACCGAGTTTCTCAGCAAGCCAGTGGACGAGCACAAACTGGCCAAGCTTTTGGCTCAGTATCTCACCGCCTTTAGCCTTCCCCAGGATGCCAAGAGCAATGATGGCGATGACGACCAGCACATTGCCCGTCCCATCGATATCGGTCAGTGTTTGCAAAGAGCCAAAGGCAAGCCGTCGCTGGCGCGGAACATGCTCGTTATGCTGCTGGATGCCCTGCCCGGCCACCGCGACGAGTTAGCAAGGGCGCAAGACTGGGGGGATTGGGATGGCATTGGCGAAAGCAATCACGCCCTCAAGGGCGCCTGCTGCTACACTGGTACTCCACACTTAGAGCAGGCTGTAGCTGCCCTCGCGGACAAGCTTAACCGCGGCGACCAGTCGCCCCAAGGGGCACTGCAGGCAGTACTGGACGCCATTGATGAGTTGTTAGAATGGCAGGCCGATCATGAGATCAGTGTCCTTTTTGACGACTGA